One part of the Coffea eugenioides isolate CCC68of chromosome 10, Ceug_1.0, whole genome shotgun sequence genome encodes these proteins:
- the LOC113748930 gene encoding wall-associated receptor kinase 5-like translates to MGFNRLILPMLLHFVIALMLSSASTLTPPTFPIAMPGCKDHCGNVSIPFPFGITEDCYLDKHFFINCTNSSTSVPQPVLHNSTINVTGISLEGQVYLMQYIAFDCYNENGSLFDNYSPWMALSERFTFNSTANKFIVVGCDTLAIVYGFGQNRSYTTGCVSFCDYKEDVIDGSCSGIGCCRTDIPPGAWNINVSLTSLTNHTDVWDFNPCSYAFVVEEKAFNFSANNLTNLSDDLSLPVVADWIIEEVSCEVAQRNTTSYACSGKNSHCYEPLKGLGYRCSCNQGYKGNSYLPDGCQDINECQDPTLCNCTKNSVCNNTLGNYTCPCLKGYHGDGRGGDGCSPDQINWSMILSGVGIGTAILLFCCFYLCLELRKRRENRLKEEFFRKNGGLILQQRLAQEGRNTNVARIFTLEELRKATNNFEETRIIGRGGYGTVFKGILVDHNSCTVAIKRSREVNENQLDQFINEVIMLSQVNSRNVVKLLGCCLETEVPLLVYEFIDNGTLSEHLSSTTKSHHLSWNNRLRIASEIAGVLSYLHSVASPPIIHRDIKSANILLDQNYTAKVTDFGISKLAPLDENQVSTMVQGTFGYLDPEYMLTGLLTEKSDVYSFGVVLIELLTGEKALSLDRVEEEKFLANYFISSLKSGHLVEVLDRNIMCDVSIELLKEVAMIAKSCLSVKGDERPSMKNIARELEVLEIRAKQSPIQVSKIDFTDAEASLFGMQSTKAHVDSGDSSCTHTESHSIMEHMMVPIAGGR, encoded by the exons ATGGGCTTCAATCGGTTGATTTTACCAATGCTCTTGCATTTCGTAATTGCCTTGATGCTCTCTTCCGCTTCAACTTTGACACCCCCAACATTTCCTATAGCGATGCCCGGCTGCAAAGATCATTGTGGAAATGTAAGCATTCCATTTCCATTCGGTATTACAGAAGATTGTTACCTTGACAAACATTTCTTTATCAACTGCACCAACTCTTCAACCTCTGTCCCTCAACCAGTTCTGCACAACAGTACAATCAATGTCACAGGAATATCTCTGGAAGGTCAGGTGTACCTTATGCAGTATATAGCATTTGATTGCTATAATGAAAACGGAAGTTTATTTGACAACTATTCCCCATGGATGGCATTATCTGAACGCTTTACCTTCAATAGTACAGCTAACAAATTCATTGTCGTTGGCTGTGATACCTTGGCTATAGTTTATGGTTTTGGTCAAAACCGGAGCTACACAACTGGATGTGTCTCTTTCTGTGATTATAAGGAAGACGTAATTGATGGCTCTTGTTCTGGCATCGGTTGCTGCCGGACTGATATCCCACCAGGGGCATGGAATATTAATGTGAGCTTGACCAGTCTTACTAACCACACCGACGTGTGGGATTTCAATCCTTGCAGCTACGCTTTTGTGGTCGAAGAGAAGGCTTTCAATTTTTCTGCAAATAACCTCACCAACTTAAGCGATGATTTAAGTCTTCCCGTCGTGGCCGATTGGATCATTGAGGAGGTGTCATGTGAAGTTGCCCAAAGAAACACGACCTCTTATGCATGCTCTGGTAAAAACAGTCACTGTTACGAACCTTTAAAGGGGTTGGGATACCGTTGTTCTTGCAATCAAGGATACAAAGGCAACTCATATCTCCCTGATGGTTGCCAAG ATATTAATGAATGCCAAGATCCAACTCTATGCAATTGTACGAAGAATAGTGTTTGCAACAACACATTGGGCAACTACACATGTCCTTGTCTCAAAGGGTATCATGGTGATGGGAGAGGTGGAGATGGCTGCAGTCCTGACCAAATAAATTGGTCTATGATTCTTTCGG GTGTTGGCATAGGCACAGCAATTCTACTTTTCTGCTGCTTTTATTTGTGTTTGGAATTgaggaaaagaagggaaaacaGATTGAAGGAGGAGTTTTTCCGgaaaaatggtggattaattCTACAGCAACGACtggctcaagaaggaagaaacacAAATGTTGCTAGAATTTTCACTCTTGAAGAACTACGAAAGGCAACCAATAATTTCGAGGAAACTCGAATTATTGGTCGTGGAGGATACGGCACAGTTTTCAAAGGAATCTTAGTAGACCATAATTCTTGTACTGTTGCCATTAAGAGGTCCAGAGAAGTTAACGAAAatcaacttgatcaatttatTAATGAGGTGATTATGCTTTCCCAAGTTAATAGTAGAAATGTCGTTAAACTTCTAGGTTGTTGCTTAGAGACGGAAGTGCCATTACTTGTTTATGAGTTCATCGACAATGGTACTCTCTCCGAGCATTTAAGCAGCACAACAAAATCACATCATCTTTCTTGGAATAACCGATTAAGAATAGCATCAGAAATTGCTGGAGTTCTCTCATATTTGCACTCAGTAGCTTCACCACCGATTATCCATAGAGATATCAAATCGGCAAACATACTTCTAGATCAAAACTACACTGCAAAAGTCACAGACTTTGGAATATCAAAATTGGCTCCTTTAGATGAAAATCAAGTATCTACAATGGTGCAAGGAACATTTGGCTACTTGGACCCCGAGTACATGCTAACAGGTTTGTTGACAGAGAAAAGTGATGTTTACAGCTTTGGGGTAGTTCTCATAGAGCTACTGACAGGTGAGAAGGCATTATCATTGGATAGAGTGGAGGAAGAGAAGTTTCTTGcaaattatttcatttcttcACTGAAAAGTGGTCACTTGGTCGAGGTTCTTGATCGCAACATTATGTGCGATGTAAGTATTGAGCTTTTGAAAGAAGTTGCAATGATTGCGAaatcttgcttgagtgtaaaAGGTGATGAAAGACCATCTATGAAGAATATAGCAAGAGAACTTGAGGTATTGGAAATAAGAGCAAAGCAATCTCCAATTCAAGTTTCTAAGATTGATTTCACCGACGCTGAGGCCTCCTTGTTTGGTATGCAATCAACAAAAGCTCATGTCGACAGTGGTGATTCTAGCTGCACACATACTGAGAGTCATAGCATAATGGAGCATATGATGGTACCAATTGCTGGTGGGAGATGA